A stretch of the Oceanispirochaeta sp. genome encodes the following:
- the add gene encoding adenosine deaminase — protein sequence MFPKIELHRHLEGTFDIDTLYDISIKNGLDTPREKQKFKEYCQFPKDHESDFLLFLAKFHTNWYRSLDDVYKVVYNSVKKIVNEGIHYIELRFSPEHFSLENNFDRLEITKIVINAADAAAKSSGLKIKYILTFNRGKQTSSEMLKLYRTMLDLNIDSIVGVDLAGDETNFPPELFSKFFDAVNEIGVHKIDIHAGEVTDSSQIWTAIDKLHADRIGHGVSTIYDEKLQLELIDRNIYLCQCVISNFQTAAWSDTPSHPIARLFRKNVPVSISSDDPTIQNANLVDDYLTIVKNFDFSFQELVKINFNTIDASFLSADQKSSMKLDYSKALDFFIQKNS from the coding sequence ATGTTCCCTAAAATTGAACTTCATCGTCATCTAGAGGGAACTTTCGATATAGATACCCTCTATGACATTTCAATAAAAAATGGATTGGATACTCCCCGGGAGAAACAAAAATTTAAGGAATATTGTCAATTTCCTAAAGACCATGAGTCTGATTTTCTATTATTCCTGGCAAAATTTCATACAAACTGGTACAGATCACTCGATGATGTCTATAAAGTTGTATATAACTCGGTGAAAAAAATTGTCAATGAAGGCATCCATTACATCGAGCTTCGTTTTTCTCCTGAGCATTTTTCTTTGGAAAACAATTTTGACCGGTTGGAAATTACCAAAATTGTAATCAATGCCGCCGATGCAGCAGCCAAGTCAAGCGGGCTGAAGATTAAATATATACTGACATTTAACCGGGGAAAGCAGACCTCTTCTGAAATGCTTAAATTATACAGGACAATGTTGGATCTCAACATTGACAGCATTGTTGGTGTGGACCTTGCCGGAGATGAAACCAATTTCCCTCCAGAACTATTTTCTAAATTTTTCGATGCAGTCAACGAGATTGGCGTTCATAAGATTGATATTCATGCCGGTGAAGTTACTGATTCAAGTCAAATATGGACAGCCATTGATAAACTTCATGCCGATAGAATAGGTCATGGAGTCTCTACTATCTATGATGAGAAGTTGCAGCTTGAACTAATCGATAGAAACATTTACCTCTGTCAGTGTGTTATTTCTAATTTTCAGACAGCAGCATGGTCTGATACACCATCCCATCCCATCGCCCGCCTATTCAGAAAGAATGTCCCGGTTTCTATAAGTTCAGATGACCCGACAATTCAGAATGCCAATTTAGTCGATGATTATCTAACAATCGTCAAGAATTTTGATTTTTCCTTTCAAGAATTGGTTAAAATTAATTTCAATACGATTGATGCCTCTTTTCTCTCAGCAGATCAGAAAAGTTCAATGAAATTAGATTATTCCAAAGCCCTGGATTTCTTCATTCAGAAAAATTCTTAA